A region from the Brassica napus cultivar Da-Ae chromosome C8, Da-Ae, whole genome shotgun sequence genome encodes:
- the LOC106398407 gene encoding uncharacterized protein LOC106398407, with protein MCTEALISLLNGAEAEKKIVGLRVARASLKISHLLFADDNLFFCKAELSQCKEIMDILDIYGKASGQRLNASKSSMFFGNRVEYSRKQDIKNVLGFSSEGGMGMYLGLPEQIGGSNMKVFSFVQDRFNGRVNTWSSRLLSKGGKEVQVKSVAQAVPTFVMSCYLLPQGITNKLRSTTSNFWWSSKQNSRGLHWIAWDEICTPKDLRGLGFRDLHDFNIALLAKQLWRLIHYPNSLLARVLKGRYYNHTSPLEDKRTYSPSYGWRSIMASKPLLISGLGKTIGTGQDTRVWSESWVPDAVARPPRAADHIVYRLPQLLVQSFIRNDTKSGIYNFYVISGCVATAERLMYRHLGTGRSCPRCAGPVESINHLLFECPPALQVWALSDYSSLQGYFPSTSIYQNMNFLFWKRKEVAPLRPQFDTFPWMCWYIWKARNDKLFNGKDVSPLATLQHASLEAECWKKANAKEETNEDHDDPLTTEVEIEPPWIPRIPTYQIDASWINNSSVSGLGWSLKDEMGSEYFGLRACNRSLSALHAEMEDPVDWPAFATEIEMFQRLHENFEDVNLSHIPRSRNGRADALAKEARTRGYAFSHIDQTRTDGDALWRIDSSALHLI; from the exons ATGTGTACAGAAGCGTTGATCTCACTTTTGAATGGAGCGGAAGCAGAGAAAAAGATTGTAGGTCTCCGTGTTGCTAGGGCGAGCCTAAAGATATCTCACCTTCTTTTTGCAGATGACaaccttttcttctgtaaggcggaatTAAGCCAATGCAAGGAGATCATGGACATTCTAGATATATATGGGAAGGCATCAGGACAGCGACTAAATGCGTCCAAATCATCGATGTTTTTTGGAAACCGAGTGGAGTATTCTCGGAAGCAAGATATAAAAAATGTCTTAGGTTTCTCTTCAGAAGGAGGCATGGGGATGTATCTTGGATTACCAGAACAAATCGGTGGCTCGAATATGAAAGTATTCTCCTTTGTACAAGATCGGTTCAATGGACGAGTTAACACTTGGTCATCGAGACTCCTTTCCAAAGGAGGAAAAGAAGTTCAAGTCAAGTCTGTGGCTCAAGCAGTCCCGACTTTTGTTATGTCGTGCTACTTGCTTCCACAAGGCATTACCAATAAACTAAGGAGCACAACGTCTAATTTTTGGTGGAGTTCAAAACAAAACAGCAGAGGTTTACATTGGATAGCATGGGACGAGATATGTACCCCTAAAGATTTGAGGGGATTAGGTTTTCGCGATCTTCATGATTTCAATATAGCGCTTCTTGCAAAACAATTGTGGAGACTAATTCATTACCCGAACTCCTTATTAGCGCGTGTGCTAAAAGGAAGGTACTATAATCACACTTCTCCTTTGGAAGATAAACGTACATACTCACCATCATATGGATGGCGTAGTATCATGGCATCAAAACCTCTACTCATATCGGGCTTAGGGAAAACGATCGGCACAGGTCAAGATACAAGGGTTTGGAGTGAGTCTTGGGTTCCAGATGCAGTGGCTCGACCACCTAGAGCCGCCGACCACATTGTATACAGACTACCCCAACTTCTTGTTCAGTCCTTTATTAGGAATGATACCAAGAGTGGGATATACAACTTTTAC GTTATCTCGGGTTGTGTGGCGACGGCCGAAAGGCTCATGTATAGACACCTGGGCACCGGTAGGAGTTGTCCTAGATGTGCTGGCCCAGTGGAGTCGattaatcatcttctttttgaatGCCCCCCTGCTCTACAGGTTTGGGCTTTATCGGACTATTCGTCCCTTCAGGGTTACTTCCCGAGTACATCAATATACCAAAACATGAACTTTCTGTTTTGGAAGAGAAAAGAGGTGGCTCCGCTGAGACCACAATTCGATACCTTCCCATGGATGtgttggtacatttggaaggcgaGGAACGACAAACTCTTTAATGGTAAAGACGTATCTCCATTGGCTACTCTCCAACATGCGTCTCTCGAGGCAGAATGTTGGAAGAAGGCTAATGCAAAGGAGGAAACAAATGAGGATCATGATGATCCCCTTACTACAGAGGTTGAGATAGAGCCCCCTTGGATACCTCGAATCCCTACCTATCAAATTGATGCATCATGGATCAATAATAGCAGCGTTAGTGGCTTAgggtggagtcttaaggatGAAATGGGCTCAGAGTACTTCGGATTACGAGCGTGTAACCGGAGCCTCTCGGCTTTGCATGCTGAGATGGAAG ACCCAGTGGATTGGCCAGCATTCGCGACAGAGATTGAGATGTTCCAGAGGTTACATGAAAACTTCGAGGATGTGAATCTGTCTCATATTCCTCGGAGTAGGAATGGTCGGGCAGACGCGCTAGCGAAAGAAGCAAGAACGAGAGGCTATGCTTTTTCCCATATAGATCAGACCCGAACAGATGGAGATGCTCTTTGGAGAATCGACTCGTCTGCTCTCCACTTAATCTAG